The stretch of DNA GAAAACGTCCGATCAACCCAGAGCATGGGGTAGGCTCAGAGACTTAGACATCCTTGCGGTAGCCGCAGTCCTTTTGTCGGCAGACGTAAAAGGTCCCTTCCTTCTTGGTGGTTTTTTCCACCAGAAAGGGGGCGCCGCATACCGGGCATTTTTCATCGACAGGCTTGTCCCAGATGGCGAAGGTGCACTCGGGAAACATGCTGCAGCCGTAGAAAATCTTGCCTCTCTTGGATTGCTTTTCCACCAGGCGGCCCTGGCAGTCCGGCTCCGGACAGTCCACGCCGGTTTCCTTCCCGGGGGCAATGGCATTTACCGAGTAGGTATTCTTGCATTCCGGAAATCCACTGCAGGCCAGGAATTTACCGTAACGGCCCTGCTTGATGACCATGGGACGGCCGCATTTTTCACAAATTTTATCGGAGGCCTCATCTTCAGCGACTTCGATTGGCTGAATTCTGCCCTTTTCATCCCTCAAGTAGTCCCGGGAATACCGGCACTCCGGGTACCCGCTGCAGGCCAGAAAGTGACCGTTCCTACCGACTTTCAGGTTGAGCTCCTTGCCGCATTCAGGGCAATTCTGTCCGGTGGGCAGTCCGACGCCTTTGAGGCTGGGCATGGCTTCCTTGGCTTTTTCCAGGTCGTTCCGAAACTTGTCGTAGTACTGCTGCAGGATTTCCTGGGCGTTCATCTCGGCCGATTCTATCTGGTCCAGGTTGTCTTCCATACTGGCGGTGAAGTCGACATTGAACAGGTCCGCGAAACTGTCCACCAGAAGATCGTTGACCAGAAAGCCCAGCTCACTGGGCTGGAAATAGCGTTTGATCAGGTCCACATATCCTTTCTGGCGGATGGTTGCCAGAATTGCCGTGTAGGTGCTGGGGCGGCCGATGCCGTTTTCCTCCAGTTCCTTCACCAGCGAGGCCTCGGAGAAGCGGGGCGGCGGCTTGGTGAAGTGTTGTTTGGGATCCAGTTTGTCGAGGGTCAGCCGGTCGCCCTCGGATATTGCGGGCAGCTGCACTTTTTGCTGCTGGCTGTCTTTTTCCATTTGGTCGGTTGTGGAAAGATAGAGCGTCATGAATCCCGGGAATTTGATGGTGGAGCCGGTTGTGGAAAAGCGATAATCACCGGCGGCGACCAACAGGGTGCTCTGGTCGATGAGGGCCGGCTGCATCTGGGAGGCAACAAAGCGGTTCCATATGAGCCGGTACAGGCTAAACTGATCTTTCGTCAAAAAGGGAGCAACCTTTTCAGGGGTAAGCGCCACAGAAGTGGGCCGGATGGCTTCGTGAGCGTCCTGCGCTTTTTTACGGTTTTTAAAAAAACGGGGTTTGCCCGGGCAATATTCCGGGCCAAAACGTTCTCTGATCAGCTGCAGCGCTTCCCGGGCGGCTTCATCGGCGATGCGCGTCGAATCCGTACGCATGTAGGTGATCAACCCCACGGGTTCCCCTGCATTCAAATCGATGCCCTCGTAAAGCTGTTGCGCCAGCATCATGGTTTTTTTTGCGGAAAAGCGCAGCCTTTGGATCGATTCCTGCTGCAGTTTACTGGTAATGAAGGGCGGCTGCGGATTTCTTTTCTGGGTGCGCTTGACGATCTTTTCAACAACATAATCCGCTTGATCTAAATCCCGGATGATTTCCCGGGCTTCCTCCTGGTTGGAGATGCTGATTTGTTTGCCCTTTTTCTTAATCAGTTTGGCATCGAAGGCAGGCGGGGCGTCACCTTGCAGATGGGCGGTGATGGACCAGTATTCCCGGGGTTCGAAAGCCTGAATGGCCCGTTCCCGTTCACAGATAATCCTGAGGGCTACCGACTGCACCCGTCCGGCACTCAAGCCCCCCTTGACCTTGCGCCACAATAGGGGAGATATCTGATAGCCAACCAGACGGTCCAGGATCCGCCTGGTTTTCTGGGCCTCATATTTGTTTTGATTCAGTTCTTCGGGATGTTTAATGGCTTCGAGAATAGCTTTTTTAGTCAGTTCGTGGAACAGCACACGGTGAAATCTGCGGCCCTTTTTTTCCAGCACCTCCGCCGCATGCCAGGCGATCGCTTCACCCTCGCGATCGGGGTCCGGGGCCAGAAAGATGTCCTGGCTGTCCCCGGCGGCTTTTTTCAGGGAAGTGATCACCTTTTTTTTACCCGGAGCAACTTTGTACTGGGGCTCGAATCCGCCCTCGATATCGATGCCTAACGATTTTACCGGCAGATCCTTGATGTGGCCGACGGTGGCCGCCACATTGTAATCCTTGCCCAGATATTTTTTTATGGTACGGACCTTTGTGGGCGACTCTACGATAACCAGGGGTTTTGAACTCACGATCTATCCCTCAAAAGGTAAAGGTTCCTGTTCCGAAGGGTCATGCAATGAACACGCCCCTCGGCGATGATGTCGGTAACGACGGGTTCGGTGGAATGTCGTTTCTACCTGTTTCCAGACAACAATTTCAATGAAAATTTTTACGGTTTCAGGGAGAACAGGTTTCCCGGGCTGCGCTGGACAACGCCTTTCAACTCCAAACTCAATAAAATTCCGGTCAGTTTTCCCACTGCCACCCCTGTTTTGGCTGCCAGAACGTCGATGTGCACGGGATAGCTGTCAAGCACATCGAAAACTGTCCGTTCGTCTGCGGACAGGAAAGGAGCCTCGGGTGTCTGCTCGTCCCCGGTGGCTTTTATGTCTGTTTTCAAATCGTTAAAAAGATGCGTAAATTCTTCGGTAACATCCCTGGCCTGTTCCACCAGCTTGGCGCCCTGTTTTATCAGGGTGTGCGTGCCGGTGCTTTTAAACGAACTGACGCTTCCCGGCACCGCGAACACCTCCCGGTTCTGTTCCGCGGCGAGGCGTGCCGTTATGAGCGAACCACTGCGCAGCGTAGCCTCCACGACAACCGTTCCCAGGGACATACCGCTGATGACACGATTACGCATGGGGAAGTGGTGCCCCTCCGGATCGGCGCGCAGGGGAAATTCTGAGATCACTGCACCATGCCCGGCGATATCATGAAAGAGGCCGCGGTTTTCGGGAGGGTAGATTTTTTCCAGTCCGCTTCCCAGCACCGCCACCGTGATCCCCTTTCCGGCAAGGGCGCCACGGTGGGCTGCGGTGTCTATCCCCAAGGCCATGCCGCTGACGATGGTCATTCCCTGGGCGGCGAGGTCACGGCTCAGACGCAGGGTGGTTTGGAGGCCGTAGTCGGTGGCATTTCTGGATCCCACCATGGATATACAGTCACCGGCCCGGCCCAGATCGCCGCAGACATACAGGAAGGGCGGAGGGTCGGGAATTTCACGCAAAAGAGCGGGGTAATCCGGGTCACGGAGCGTGACGATCCGATACCCTTTTCTGGATGCGAGGTCCAGTTCGTCATGGACCCAATCAGGTGTACGGTGCCTGTGGATGCTGCGAGCCAGCCGTTGCGACATACCATCGATCCGGCAAAGATCCTCTTCCTCGGCCTGCATCGCCCTTGTTGGTGTTTCGAACCGATCCAGCAGACGTTTGAAAAGCAGGTTACCGATACCGGGGACGCTTCTTAAGACCAGCCATGGCAGAATGTTTTCCATCGGCCCGGCCTTTTGCCTTATTTTTTTCGGTTTTGCCACGCCATCAGGATGGGACTGGCCACGAAAATGGACGAATAGGTTCCCACCACCACGCCGACGGTCATGGCAAAAGCGAAATCGTGGATGATGCCGCCTCCCAGTACGAGCAGGGTGATCAGCACGATCAGCGTGGTCCCGGACGTCAGAATCGTACGTGAAAGGGTCTCGTTGATGCTGGCGTTGAGGATGAAACCCAGCCGTTGCTTGTGGTGTTTCCTCAGGTTTTCCCTGATGCGGTCGAATACGATGATGGTGTCGTTGAGCGAATAACCGATAATCGTGAGCAGCGCCGCTACAATCGGCAGCGTGAACTCCTTGCCGAACAGTGAAAAAAGACCGACCGTTATGAGCACGTCATGAATGAGGGCCACGATGGCGCCCATGGCATACTTGAGTTCCAGGAACCAGAAAAGGATCAGGGTGACGAAAAGGGCGGCCGTCATCAGAAACGGGATGCTGACTTCGAAAATGGTGAGGACGTAGACGGCGAGCATCAGGGCTCCGGCGGTTATACCGCTCAGCATCCACTTGAGTTCGAAACGCCCTGAGATGTAAATGGTGATGAAAAGAAGGGCGAAAAACATGGCCAGAAGCGCTTTTTCTCTCAGGTCCCGCCCCACCTGCGGGCCGACCATCTCGACTCTTCGTATTTGCGCCTTTTTCCCCGTGCTCTGTTGCATGGCGGCCTCGATTTTGAGCGCCAGGTTGTCGGCCACCGTTATGGAACTGTCGGTTCGGATGAGGTATTCGTTTTCATGGGCGGCACCAAACCCCTGCACGGCCGAGGTGCCTATGTCGACGGTGGCCAGCGCCGATTTGATGTCCGCAATGGACACCTGATCGTCGAATTTTACCTGGATGATGGTACCGCCCGCGAAGTCGATCCCTAATTTGAGGCCGCCGTGATAGACCAGGGAGACGATGGTGATCAAGATCATGGTCAGCGAAAAGGCGAAGGCGATCTTTCGCCGTCCGACAAAGTTGATATTGATACCCGGTTTAATGAACTGCATCTATTTTTCCTTCTCTGTTGTGCCCGGTTGGGCATGTGTTTCATCAGATACTGATCGTTTTGACCTTTCGGTTGATGAGAAAGTAGTCGAAGATGACCCGCGTCAGAATTAGCGCCGTGAACAGGCTTGCCACGACTCCCAGGCTGAGGGTTACCGCAAACCCCCTGACCGCGCCGGTACCGAATTGAAACAGCACCAACGCGGCGATGAGCGTAGTGACATTGGCATCGAGAATGGTGAGCGTGGCCCGGCTGTATCCGGCGTCGACGGCTGCACGGGGCGTTTTTCCCAGGTTCATTTCCTCTCGAATGCGTTCGAATATCAGCACGTTGGCATCCACGGCCATACCGATGGTCAAAATGATGCCGGCAATGCCGGGAAGGGTCAGCGTCGCCTGAAACCCGGCCAGCCCGCCCGCGATGATCAGGATGTTCAAGATAAGGGCGATGTCGGCGATGACACCCGATCCCTTGTAGTAGACACCCATGAACAGTACGACCAGAATACCGCCGATGCACATGGAAAGAAGCCCCTTGCGGATGGAGTCGGCACCCAGGGACGGGCCGACGGTGCGCTCTTCGATGATGTTTACGGGAGCGGGGAGGGCGCCCGCCCTCAGGACGATGGCCAGATCGTGGGCCTCTTCGGTAGTGAAATTGCCGGTGATGCGGGCCTGGCCTCCGGTGATTTTTTCCTGAATCACCGGTGCCGAGTACACCTTGTTGTCGAGGACGATGGCCAGGCGCTTCTTTACATTCTGCCCCGTAATCTGGGCAAAGATTCGGCCGCCCTTTTTATCGAACTCGATGGAGACATAAGGCTCGTTGTACCGCGAATCGATCTGGACCTTGGCGTCCGTCAGATAGGCACCGGTGAGCAACGCCCGTTTTTTTACGAGATAGGGCGTTTTGACGGTCCTGTTGGTCGACGGGTCCACCCTGCTTTGGTACAGCAGCTCCGTTCCCGGCGGGACGTTGCCCTTGAGGGCCGCACTGATATCGGCCGTCTCGTCGAGAAGTTTGAACTCCAATAGGGCTGTTTTGCCGATCAATTCCTTGGCACGCTCGGTGTCTTTGATGCCGGGCAGTTGGATGAGGATCCGCTTTTCCCCCTGGTTTCTGATGTCGGGTTCACTCACGCCAAACTGATCGATACGATTGCGGATGGTCTCGAGGGCCTGTTCGGCCGCCAGCTTCTTGATGTGCGCGGCTTCGTCGACTGGCAGGTCCAGCTGGATGGTCTGAACGCCGTCCACTTCATCGGTGGATGCCAGGCGCAATTCCTTGAATTCGGCGTCCAGCAGTTTATTGAATTCTGCGATGTTCTCCTCGCCCTGTATCCGGACGGCGATTCGATGCTTGGCGGTGAGGTCGACGCCGATGACGCGCACCCTTTTACTCCTGAGCTCCGTTCTCAGTTCATGGGCGATGCGCTCGATGGTGTTTGCAACCGCTTTGTCCGTGTCGACTTCGAGAATGAGGTGCATGCCACCCTGCAGGTCGAGCCCGAGGTTGATCTTTTTATGGGGCCATGTCCCCGGCCGAATGGTCGGCAGGATATAGACAACCGCCGCAATGGTCACCACCAGAACCGAAATAGATTTCCATGACAAGCTCTTCAATGATCTGTTCCTTTCTTACTCCTGAGGTACGGAATCGCGGATGAACCCCAGCGGGAGTCATTGCCCCCGGCTCAACCTCATGCCGCTTATTAGGATGATCCCGGAAATTGAAGATTCCCCGCTGCATGCAGCGAGGAATCGATGATCGCTGATTTCTACCTTAAATACAGTCGACTGTGTTTCTCGCTTACTCCCTCTATCGAGTGCTTCTATTTGGTTTTGGCGGAACCGGCGTCGGACTTTTCTTTTTTGTCTTTTTTGGCGGCCGGTGCCGGGGGCGGGGTAATCGACTGGGACAGCGCGTTCACATTGGCCCGGTTGACTTTGACGCGGACCTTGTCGGCGATTTCGACGGTCAGCGTCTGGTCGGAGACGCCGGTGATGCGGCCATGCAGCCCGCCGCTGGTGACGATGCGGTCGCCCTTTTTGAGATTGGCCACCATATTTCGATGCTCTTTGGTTTTTTTCTGCTGCGGGCGAATCAGAAGAAAATAGAAAATGACAAACATCAGGATGAGGGGGATGAATGCCGAAAATCCACCGGCAGCTTCTCCGCCGCCGCCCTGTGTCATTGCGTGTGCGATACTGGTAGTAAACAAGTTAGCCTCCCTTGAAAATTGTAATGGTCACTCAAGACCGGTGAGATCCCAAGTCATTTCAGCCGATCCCAAAACGCTGCTGACGGAGAGCGTCAGGGATGCGGTGTCTGCTGCACCCTCGCGGGATTCTTCCGTCTTGTTTTGTTGCACCGGAAATCTTAGCAGATAAACCGATTTCCAGGGCGTAACATACGGAAAAAAGTGCTTCAGTACGACATTGTTGCGCTCCAGTTTTCTGATTTCCACCGGAGCCCTTCGCCCGCCTGCTCCATTGGTCAGAACGATTTTCCAGATAGACTTTTTGTCCGAAAAATCGTCCCAATTTTTTTCAGGCACATAGGCGGCTAAAAAAAACTCGTCATAGGTCGCAGCGGCATCTTCCTGGTCTCTAAGGAGCTTTTCCGCCTCGGCCTCACTCAGCCTGTAAAGTTTATTGTACTCCTTTACATAGGCCTTGCGGAACGGCATCGATTTGTACGTTGCGGCTGCAATCAGCTTGCAGTCGAACCCCTTGTAGATGCGGTCCTCCTTGGTCCAGCCTTCGAACACGGCCCTGTATTCCGGATTGAACCGGCTGTCGGCCGCGTATTGTTTCGGCCGGTCTTTTTTCCCGTCCTGGCAACCGACGGTGACCGTCGTGCCGATGGCTGCCAGGCAGCCGATGATCATAAATTGCAGAACAATGACTGCAACGTATTGGATTTCTTGGGGTCGAAATTTCATGATCACTAAAAAAAACAGCTGAAAGTGGCGCTGATATACTGTAAATGATAGCCGAGGTCAAATCTTTCTTTCATTTTTTTGCTTCCAAAGGGTCGCGAAAGGGGTTGTCTGCATGCCCTCGACCTCGATCACCGGTCTCACGTTTTTAGGACGCAATCGATCTGACTGTCTCCTGGCGCCATCTTGCTGTCGCCGATGATTTTGATTGACACCTGCCGTCTCAATTCCAGGTCCAGGATCTCTTTGCGCTTGCTGTTGAGCAGATAATCGGCGACCTCGGCCGGAAGGGTGCCGGTCACCGACTCGACGGCGGGTTTGAGCGATTCGAGCTGCAGTTTTCGTAAAAAGCGGATGCCGAGCGTTTCGGTGGACGGGACGAGACCTTTACCGCTGCAGTGACGGCAGGGAAGGAAACTGCCGAATTCGATGGAAGGCCGTATGCGCTGCCGGGACATCTCCATCAGGCCGAACTTCGAAATTTTGCCCACTTTGGTTTTGGCTTTGTCCGTTTTCAGCGCGTCCTTGATGGTTCTTTCGACTTCGAGCTTGTGCTTGGCGTCCCTCATGTCGATGAAATCGATGACCACGAGGCCGCCCATGTCGCGCAGGCGCAGCTGCCGGGCGATCTCTTCCGCGGCTTCCAGGTTGGTGATGTGCGCCGTTTTTTCCACGCTGTTTTGGTGGGTGGCCTTGCCTGAGTTGACGTCGATGGAGACAAGGGCTTCGGTTTGCTGGATGACAATGGAACCACCGGATTTGAGCGTTACCCTGCTTTCGAAGATGGACGCGATCTGGTCTTCCAACTGAAATTTTGAAAAAAGCGGTTTGGCCCCCTTGTGCAGTTTGACGATTTTCGCATGCTTGCGGGATATGATGTACACGAAATTTTTAACTTCGCGGAACACATTTTCATCGTCGATCAGGATCTCGGTTACATCCGGCGTGAAATGGTCCCTTATGGAGCGCACGGCAAGGTTGCGCTCCTTGTAGAGCAGGGATGGAGCAGCGGCTTTGGTGCCTTTCGCATTGATGTTTTTCCACAATCTGAGCAGGTAGTTCAGGTCTTTGGATGCCAGTGTTTTGGTGCACTTTTCGCCGGCGGTGCGCACGATGATGCCAAAGCCTTCCGGAACCTTCAGGTTTTCCACGACTTCCTTCAGCCGCTTGCGTTCCTCCTCTCCGGCTATTTTCCGCGAAATGCCCCTCGTTTTCGAACCCGGCATCAACACCAGGTGGCGGCCGGGCAGGGAGATAAAGGTGGTTAGCATAGCGCCCTTTTTCAATATGGGGTCTTTGGTGATCTGGACCAGCACCTCCTGCCCCTTTTTAATGATATCCTTGATGGTCTTTTTCCCGGAGGGGGTTTCCTGGTAATAATCGCTGTGAATTTCGTGTCGCTGCAGAAAACCGTGCCTTTCGGCGCCGTAGTCGACAAAAGCGGCCTGGAGGCTGGGCTCGATGCGTGTGATAATGCCCTTGTAGATATTGCCGTGGCTGGCTTCCTTGGCGGCGCTGTCGATATCGAACTCCTCCAGGCGGCTGTCCTTTACCATGGCGATGCGACACTCTTCAGGGTCTACGGCGTTTATTAGAATTTTTGTGGTCATGTATTGGATTCCTTGCATTACTGTTTTTCCATAAATATGAAATTGTTATCATCAAGTCAAATGATTTTTTCGGTAGGATGAAATCGTTTTTGCACGGCAATTATTCGGCGTGCACGCCCCTTAGAGGCGGGATTCACATCTTGCTATTTGAGGGAACCTATGGCATAAAACTGCTTTCAACCGTCCTAAACGAATAGATCTGGAGGCATATACACCCGATGGAAGAAAAATACAATCCCGGTTCAATCGAGGGCAGGTGGCAGAGCGTCTGGGAAGAGGACCGCCTGTTCAAAGTTGACACCGATCAGAACCGAGAAAAATACTATCTTTTGGAAATGTTTCCCTACCCTTCGGGGAATATTCACATGGGCCACGTGCGCAACTACACGATCGGAGACGTGGTGGCGCGCTACAAAAGGATGCGGGGGTTCAATGTGCTCCATCCCATGGGTTGGGACGCCTTCGGAATGCCCGCTGAAAACGCGGCCATCGCCAACGGCAGCCACCCGGCCAAATGGACCTATGCGAACATCGCCAACATGCGTTCTCAGCTGAAAAAAATCGGCTTTTCATATGACTGGGACCGGGAGCTGGCCACCTGCCAGCCTGATTATTACCGCTGGGAGCAGTGGCTGTTTCTGAAAATGTACGAAAAGGGCCTGGCGTATCGAAAAGAATCGTATGTCAACTGGTGCGATCCCTGTCAGACGGTTCTGGCCAACGAACAGGTGGAAGCCGGGATGTGCTGGCGGTGCGGCCGGGAGGTTCGCCAGAAGAAGCTGTGGCAGTGGTTTTTCAAGATTACGGATTATGCCGAAGATTTGCTGGTCCACTGCGACAGACTCCCGGGATGGCCCGAAAAGGTCATCACCATGCAGAAGAACTGGATCGGCAAGAGCACCGGAGCGGAGATACGCTTTCCCATCGCGGGCAGGGATGGTGGGCAGCATGATGCGATATCCGTTTTCACGACCCGTCAGGACACCGTTTTCGGGGCCACCTTCATGTGCCTGGCACCCGAGCATCCACTGGTGAAAGATCTCGCGAAGGGTTCGGAGCAGGAAACGGCGGTCGATGAATTCGTGGAACGCATGTCCCGTCAGGACCGGACCGCCAAGGCCGTGGAGAGCTATGAAAAAGAAGGCGTTTTTACCGGCGCCTATTGCCTGAACCCGATGACCGGCAGAAAGATGCCCATTTATACAGCCAATTTCGCCCTCATGGCGTACGGCACCGGTGCCGTCATGAGTGTACCGGCCCACGACCAGCGTGATTTCGACTTTGCCCGCAAATACGGGCTGGAGATAATTGTTGTGGTCAACCCGGAAGGTGAGGACCTGACCGCGCAAGCGCTCGAGGAGGCCTACACCGGACCGGGGGTGATGACCAATTCCGGGGATTTCGACGGCATGCCCAACACGGAGGCAATGGACGCCATCGCCAGGCACCTGGAAGCCAATGACATGGGCCAAAAAACCGTGTCCTATCGGCTGCGCGACTGGGGTATTTCCAGACAGCGATACTGGGGGGCGCCCATCCCCATGATTCACTGCCCTACCTGTGGGGTCGTGCCGGTGCCGGAGGAGGATCTGCCCATTCTGCTGCCCGAGGATGCCAACCTGCTGGCGGGGGGCGGTTCGCCGCTGCCGGAACTAGACTATTTTGCCAGGACAACCTGCCCCACGTGCGGCTCCAAGGAGGCCCGCCGGGAAACGGACACCATGGATACCTTCGTGGAATCCTCCTGGTACTACGAACGCTACTGCAGCCCCGATTACGACGCAGGGATGTTCGATAAAAATGCCGTGGATTACTGGATGCCGGTGGATCAGTACATCGGAGGTGTGGAGCACGCCATTCTGCACCTCCTTTATTCCCGTTTTTATACCCGTGTCCTGCATGACATGGGCCTGGTCAAGTACAAGGAGCCGTTCACCAGGCTTCTGACACAAGGCATGGTTTGCAAAGAGACCGCCGCCTGTCCGGACCATGGCTTCCTGCTGCCGGAAAACATAGCGGTCGAGCAGGGAAAGCCGGTATGTGCGATCTGCGCCAAGGCCGCCGTTATCGGACGGGTGGAGAAGATGTCCAAATCCAAAAAAAACGTGATCGACCCCAATATTCTGCTGGACAAGTACGGTGCGGATACGACGCGCCTCTTTTGTCTGTTTGCCGCCCCGCCGGAAAGAGATCTGGAATGGAGCGAACAGGGGGTGGACGGCGGATTTCGTTTTTTGAACAGGGTGTGGCGGTTTGCAGCGACCTGGATGGATGCCATCAAGGACGTCGACCCTTACACGGGTGCGCCCGACGCACTGCAGGGGGACGTGAAAAACCTCTATAAAAAAACCCATGAAACCATTCAGCGGGTCACGCGGGACATCGAAGACCGCTTTCACTTCAACACCGCCATCAGCGCGGTAATGGAACTGGTCAACGCGATGTACGCGCTGGAGGAACCTGCAGAGGCACCCGAAAGGGACCGTGTGGTCAGGTTCGCCGTGGAGTCGGCCATCCTGCTCCTGTCGCCGATCGTACCGCATTTTGCCGAGGAGATCTGGGCCGCCATGGGCCATCAGACCAGCATTCTGCTGGCGGATTGGCCTTCGTTCAGGAAAGATGCCCTGGTAAAAGATGAACTGTTGATTGTGGTTCAGGTCAATGGAAAGGTCCGAAGCCGTTTCACGGCCGATGTCGGTGCCGATGACCAATTTCTGCGGCAGACCGCGCTGGCCGACGAGAGGGTATTGACGTTCATTGCCGGAAAGCCCGTCAAAAAGGTGGTGGTGGTGAAGAAGAAACTGGTCAATATCGTTGTATGACAACGCCCCTCCCCCCCGTTTGCCGGGCGGAGGCGGGTCAATGGGGTCCCGGATAAAGGAAAGAAAGACGCAGCTCGCTATGACCGATTTCGATGGGGACAAACTGCTCCGCAGGGATATGTCTGGTGCTGTGAAAAAAGCGGTGGGGGCGTGGCTTATCCCGCTCAGGATCGTATGGTTGACGGCGATTGTCTGCGGATGCGCGGCGATCGTGGCTTCCTGCGGTTACCGCTTTCCGGGGGGTGGGGGTCCGCCCA from Deltaproteobacteria bacterium encodes:
- the leuS gene encoding leucine--tRNA ligase, encoding MEEKYNPGSIEGRWQSVWEEDRLFKVDTDQNREKYYLLEMFPYPSGNIHMGHVRNYTIGDVVARYKRMRGFNVLHPMGWDAFGMPAENAAIANGSHPAKWTYANIANMRSQLKKIGFSYDWDRELATCQPDYYRWEQWLFLKMYEKGLAYRKESYVNWCDPCQTVLANEQVEAGMCWRCGREVRQKKLWQWFFKITDYAEDLLVHCDRLPGWPEKVITMQKNWIGKSTGAEIRFPIAGRDGGQHDAISVFTTRQDTVFGATFMCLAPEHPLVKDLAKGSEQETAVDEFVERMSRQDRTAKAVESYEKEGVFTGAYCLNPMTGRKMPIYTANFALMAYGTGAVMSVPAHDQRDFDFARKYGLEIIVVVNPEGEDLTAQALEEAYTGPGVMTNSGDFDGMPNTEAMDAIARHLEANDMGQKTVSYRLRDWGISRQRYWGAPIPMIHCPTCGVVPVPEEDLPILLPEDANLLAGGGSPLPELDYFARTTCPTCGSKEARRETDTMDTFVESSWYYERYCSPDYDAGMFDKNAVDYWMPVDQYIGGVEHAILHLLYSRFYTRVLHDMGLVKYKEPFTRLLTQGMVCKETAACPDHGFLLPENIAVEQGKPVCAICAKAAVIGRVEKMSKSKKNVIDPNILLDKYGADTTRLFCLFAAPPERDLEWSEQGVDGGFRFLNRVWRFAATWMDAIKDVDPYTGAPDALQGDVKNLYKKTHETIQRVTRDIEDRFHFNTAISAVMELVNAMYALEEPAEAPERDRVVRFAVESAILLLSPIVPHFAEEIWAAMGHQTSILLADWPSFRKDALVKDELLIVVQVNGKVRSRFTADVGADDQFLRQTALADERVLTFIAGKPVKKVVVVKKKLVNIVV